The genome window TCACGCAAGTCGATAGAGTTGGTATATGTGTAACGTCCTGCACGCATCGCAACAATATCCTTTGCATGATCAATGAAAGGAATAATGATGTTGATACCCGGCTGAAGAGTTGCATAATACTTACCAAGACGTTCGATGATTTTCGTCTCACTCTGTGAGATAATCACGATAGCCATCTTGGCAAAGACCAGTGCCAACACGACAACTGCAATCAGCACATAAGCTAAAATATCCATAAGCATTAAAGTTTTTGAATCCTCCTTCAGTATATCACTCTATTCAAGAAGAGAGGAACTGGAGATTATTATTTGTTTTTATTATCTGACTGTTTTCAACAACGCTCAACCGTTGCTATGATAGAGTCAAGCCGTAAGATACGGACAGCAACTCCCTGCACTATTTCTGCACCATCGACCGACTTTGCCTTCCATGAATCGCCGTCAATCTTTACTCTGCCGTATCCACCAGCTTCAATGGTATCTGTAACCTTTCCCTCACGCCCAATCAACGCATCCGCATTACTCAACCTGTTGTCTGCACCTTTATGAAGATACTTAAGTGCTATCGGACGAACCAGGAAAATACTCAGCACTGTGAAGACAACAAAAACAAGTACCTGAACAACAACACTATCCGTGAACCCGGAAGCAAGTGAAGCACAGAAACTGCCAATAGCAAAGCACATGATGTAGAAATCTCCGTTCATCATCTCCAATATCAGACAAACAAGCCCCACCAACAGCCATGACAACCACAAGTTTTGTATCAGATAATCAATCATAGTTTTAAAGGTTTGATTTCGCTTGTAAAGATAGTAATAAATGATGATTATATCAAATATTTTAAAGGAAAAAGAATCAAAGAACAAGGATTTCCTATGTTCTTCACAATTCATCCCTACAGACAGACTCTGTAAGCATTTGTAACTTTCTACGATTGATTCTATTATTACAAAAAGTGCTTTTATCTCCTGTTAACCCAATAGGCTTTCTCAACATTTTGGAACAGTGAGTTTTTCCAATGAACCAATTTTGGATAAAAACAGGCATCATCCGCCTTTCAAAAGTCCTTTCATTCATGTTCCGTCTCAGACTCTTAGCATGCAATCCTGTTTGCCGACTATCTGCAACCAATTAATCTACAGGTATCACCCCCGTATAACGAAGGGACATACCAAGGCTTGATAAACGTTTTGAAGAAACCATTTTTGTCATTACCGTCCGATAAAACTTAAATAGCATATACACCTAATGCGGATTTTAAAAAAACGGATAACATCCTATTATCTTTGAAGAAGTAAGCCCCTTAACCCAATATGGTTTGTTTGCTTTTGGCAGTACAGCCCTTTTCTGACAACAAGTTCCTTGCATCCCAGCAACATATTGCATTGTGTTTAGGCCTCAGCACCATTGGTGCTTACCAACAACACCATACGTGTTAGTCAACGACACCATCCGTGTTAGTCAACAACACATCGATTGAAAATGAAAAATTTATAGAACGGCACTACTCTTTTATATTCTATAAGTAGACAACCTGCTGACAGGAAAGCACTTACCAACAAGACATCAATACGCTTGACATAAAAGAGAATATAAACTGCTTACGACCATCTGCTTTCTTGCAAGAAGAACAGCAGACAGCCGTAAGAGTATCCATGTTTAAGAACTGCCGTCTCAACGACGCTTATTTGAGCGGTTAGAAGACTTAGAGCCACTTATATGAAGTGTCTGTGATGACTGTGAAGAACTTGTCTTTGCCACACGATTAGAACTGCCACCGCGATAATACTTCTCAGCTTCTGGCAGCCAGTTCTTGATGTTCTGGATACGACGCTCATCAGATGGGTGGTCGCTAAGCACTTCTGAACGACTGCCGCTGGACGCTGACGCCATTCGCTGCCAAAAGGTTACGGCATTCGCCGGATCATATCCTGCCATTGCTGCAAAGATAAGTCCCATGTAATCAGCCTCACTCTCATTATCACGACTATACTTCAAGTTACGGAAAGAGAAGTATCCGCCAGCCACCTGCGAAGCAAGATCGCCCACTCCACTACCAACAGCAGAGTTCAACACCGTACCTAAGATACTGGTTCCCATCTGCTGATTCATCTTCTTCGTCAGCTGCTCGGCACTGTGCTTAGCCACAGCATGGGCTATCTCATGTCCCAATACAATTGCAAGACTCGCCTCATTCTGTGTATAAGGGAGCAAACCTTCGTAAACAACAATCTTACCGCCAGGCATACAGAAGGCGTTAGCCTGCTTGTCCTGGACAAGATTAAACTCCCACTTGAAGTTATTTATCTCGTTGGCGTAACCATTATTGCGCAAGTAAGTCTCCACAGCATTGGCAAGATTGCGCCCTACACGCTGAACCATAGCCGTATTCTTCGCATCGGCAGACTTCCTTGCTGATGCCATGAACTTTGTATATTCCTGATTACTGAGACTGAGAAGCTGCGCATCAGAAACACTGATACGATGCGTACGATTTGTCAAAGGAACCTTTGAAGCTGTACCGCAGGCTGTCATCAAAGCGACAACAGCTGCCATTAAAAAATACTTAATCTTCATCTGATTTACTGTTTTTTATAACTTTCCATCTGCGAAAGTACAACATTTTTCGTGAGACACAAATAAAAGCATAACTTTTTTAAAAAGGTTAACGGCTGAAAACAAAACCACAATACTGTTTTACCCTACAGAATCAGACCTCCTTGCTGCGCCTCCCTATTTCATCTGAAACAGGAATAAAGTAGGTTACAAAAAGACTTATAACGCCCAGAAATGCCACAAGAAGGAAGAAGTGACGATAACCAACATACTCCTGCAGGAAGCCTGTGAACCATCCCGACATAACCACCGAGAAGGCTGTTATCGCTGTACCGATAGAATAGGTGAATGTGGAATGTTTACCTTTCGTACAATACGTAAGCCATACTACATAAAGGGTCAGTCCAAGTCCTGCCCCGACCTGTTCTACAAGCATACAGATATTGATGACAGACAGGGTGGAAACAAAATAATAACTGAGATAGACGAAAAGGAACTTCGGCAAGGTCAAGGCTGCGACAAAGAGCCACGTCCAACGTTTCAAGCCATCTCGACGCACCAATCTTGTCCCTAAAGCACAGCCTGCTATCAGCGCAAACGTACCGACTGTGCCTAATACCAGCCCTAACTCCTGTGGCGAAAGAGCCAGC of Prevotella fusca JCM 17724 contains these proteins:
- a CDS encoding NfeD family protein — translated: MIDYLIQNLWLSWLLVGLVCLILEMMNGDFYIMCFAIGSFCASLASGFTDSVVVQVLVFVVFTVLSIFLVRPIALKYLHKGADNRLSNADALIGREGKVTDTIEAGGYGRVKIDGDSWKAKSVDGAEIVQGVAVRILRLDSIIATVERC
- a CDS encoding M48 family metallopeptidase yields the protein MKIKYFLMAAVVALMTACGTASKVPLTNRTHRISVSDAQLLSLSNQEYTKFMASARKSADAKNTAMVQRVGRNLANAVETYLRNNGYANEINNFKWEFNLVQDKQANAFCMPGGKIVVYEGLLPYTQNEASLAIVLGHEIAHAVAKHSAEQLTKKMNQQMGTSILGTVLNSAVGSGVGDLASQVAGGYFSFRNLKYSRDNESEADYMGLIFAAMAGYDPANAVTFWQRMASASSGSRSEVLSDHPSDERRIQNIKNWLPEAEKYYRGGSSNRVAKTSSSQSSQTLHISGSKSSNRSNKRR